The genome window GATGACGCTGATTACGATCAATGAGAAGCAGGCCAACCAGATCACAGCCCAACTCAAGATGCAGGAGCAAAGCAACCAAGTGTTGCAGACCTGTGCCACCGTGTTAGCAGAATCTAACATCCTGATCCGAGAGTATAATGACCTCATGCGGAAGCAGCTTTACGAAACCCGCCACCGTAAGGGTGAAGGGGAATGAGAATCCATACAAAATAGTTGACCACAGAATATGGCGTGGCATCGTGGCGACGGGGGAGGAGAGCAGACAGGTTATGAAATTCATGCGGGTTCTTCTGGTGGCATCCCTCTCGACCGTGGTGGCGTCTTCAGCTTTTGCGGGCAGTCTTTTCGGACCGAAGCAGAAGATCGAGCAGACCAACCAGAAGGCGGTGGAGGATGTGCAATCGACGGCGGCGGAGAAATTGAACCGGGTCATCACGGGGGAGAAGACGCCGGTGCGTCCGGTGGTGCCGATGCCCCAGGCGAATGTCACGCTCCGTGGTGATGGCAACATCTACCTTGCGCCGGAGAATCGTGCGCCGGAGAGAAGCACGGACGAGATCTATGAGGAGTTTCTGGAGCGCAAGCGGATCCGCGAGGAGTTCGAGCGATACAAGAGCGCCGGGATGGGAACGTACCGGGAGGAGGTCAGTTACCAATCGAATTCAGGTGCCGGTGCCACCAGCAACAAGGAGTCGAGCGAGTATCAGAAGTGGAGCATCCCCCTAGGTTGGAACCTCATCCTTCTTGGTATCGGTGCCTGTCTGCTGCTGTTTGTGTTCAACCGGTTGAGGAATACGAGTGCGGCGTTCAACCAGTTGTATCTGGCCTCGGACGGAATCATCGGCAACTGGATCAAACAGGCGAGAGAGCGGGCACAGACTACCGGAGATCCAGCGGAGATGAACCGTTTGAACGCGGAGATGGTGGACATGGAATCGGCCCGCGGCAAGCTGCTGACGGAAAAGACCAAGTTAAAACCCTAAGTTGTCATGAACAAGAAGACAGGGAAAACAGCCTTCTTATTCGGCTCGGTCGTATTGGCGGGTTCGTGGTCGGTCATCTATTTCAATGGCCAGACCTTCGAGCCCAATGCCACGCGTGGGTATGTGGAGTTCGCGTGTGCGCACACGATGCCGGTCGTGAATGAGTTCGGCTGCATGCTGCATCCGGCGGTGATCGCCCGGTCTTATCAGACCATGCTGCACCAGCAGTTCAATCTGAACCACCAGATGCGTTTCTGGGACAAGGAAAACATCACGAACGACCGGATGCTGGGCACGATCGTGGCGGTGGACTTTCCGTCGATGCCGGAGGGCGGGTGGAAGATTGCGAAGACCAAGGAGGAAGCGCCAGGCATCCGCGGAGTGGCGAGCATGAGCCTGATCGCGCATGGGGTGGACAAGATCGTGGGGGAACACAAGACCGGAAAGAAGGAACGTACGGTCAGCATCGAGATGCTGTTCGATGAACTGGAGAGCGGCTTTGTGGTGATGGGGGTGGACGTGCCCGCCAACTTGCGGCAGGACACACCGCAGGACATCTGGGCGCAGAACATGGTGTATATCCCATGGGCGAAAGCGCCGGAAGAGTTGCAGAAGCTGTGGACGGGCAAGCGCATCAAGGGGCGCTGGAAGAATCAGGAAGTGCGCCTGCTGTGCGGTGGCATCGACAACTCGGTGCATTTCGCCGGGTTGGGACTGGTGGACAAAGGCTTTGAAAAAGAGGCTTGTGTGAAGGCGATGCTGGCCGGTTCCGAGGAGGCAGATCCGGCGGATATATTTGAAGCGCAGATGGATTCCATGCTGGACCTGGTGAAGGAAAATCTCGCTGCGTAAAAATTCTATAAAAAATAGTTGACTATATAAAATAGATATAGCAAACATAGCGACGTTCAAAAGAAGCAGGGGAGGCTTCGGAAGAAAAGGGTTATGAACCACGACATCTCCTGGCTTAAAAAGTTTTTCAAGAAGCAGCAAGACCTCATCGCTTCTGCTCCCACCACGATCTCCGCAAAGCTCAAGGAAGCTTTGAACAAGCAGAGCGGCCAGATGGCCACGGTGCTGGCTGGCATGCCGGCGGATGACAAAACCGAAAGCATGACCGGGGAAATCGCCTTGGTGATCTGCGGCGGCATGGCGGAGTTGCTGGAGCAACAGAACGCCACGCTGCTCGGGTTCGACGGTGAAGTGGATAACCGCGTGAAGGTAGTGCTGGCCGGTCGCATCGACAAGGGTGAACTGATCGAGAAGGCCACGCACGAGAGCCTGATCGAAGCCGCGAAGAAATCGGGAGCTGCCGAGGAAGCGGGCAAGCAGGAGATCTACGGCAAAAATCGCCAAGCCATCGTGCTGGCGGGCATCGCCGGGACCGAAGACCTCGCGATCTTGGGCCTGCCGAAAGAAGGTTTTCAGACGGCGGTGGATACGGCCAAGAAGCGCCATGGCGAGATCAAGGCGCTGAAGGTGGAGCTGCCGGTGGCGCAGATGTCCCGTCTGTTGTGGGGCACAGAGGAGGCATGGGGTTCGCAGTTCGAACTCATCAAGTGTGCGGCGGGCAAACCGGGGAATCCTTTCCCCGCACCGAAGCCCGGCGAAGGCGACAAGGGTGCTTATCCGCCGATGTAAAAATTTCAGGGGAGCAAAAAACAATACTGAGATTTTATGCCAGCGAACGAAAATAAAGCGACCCAAGGTTTTCAAATCACCCGTGAGTATCACGGTAATCCCCGCTCCCTGCGTATGGAGATCGCGGCGATTATCGGCCAGGCGGTGATGGCGGATGCCACCGATCCGACGAAGGGTATCGTGGCGAGCGGCCGTTTCGAAGGCTTCCTCACCCGTCCCGTGGTGGATGGCGCGCCCGCCTTGTCGGACATCGTGTTTCCGGGCCGCGGGCCATTGCCTTTTACCATGGGGCATGAGGCGCAAGTGGTGCTCGCCGATGAAGTCGAGATGGAAGGCGAGGACTACATCGTGGAATCCGGCACTGGTGCGCTCGCGGCGGTCAGCGCTGTGGGCAAGAAGATCACGCCCTATCAGGGCAAATGGCGCGAGACGCAAAGCGGCGAAGTGCCGTTCTTCGTGGTGCAGGCGGTCCTGACGTCGCTGGATTCCGAAAACAGTTTCCGCATCCGGGCGACCGCCATCCGCTAAGCCAAACCTGTTCCGACTAGACACACCAATTTAATCAATCTGGGGAGGTTGAATAAGCAAGGGTATGAACGCTCAACTGAAAAACATCCTCACCAGTCTCCAGAAACGCCCGATTTTGCTTTGCGGCACACGGGTAGATGGCAGCGATTTGCATACCTCTGTGGATGCGAAGTTCGCCGCCATGCTCGCTTCCAATGTCACGGAAGCACAACAGCTCGAAATGATCCGCGGTGCGTGGAAAAGCGAGACTGTCCGCGAGCAGCTTTGCGGCATCCGCCTCGAGCAAACGCAGAACTACGTCTATGCCACGCTGGGTTGGGCGAGCATGTTCTACGGGCTGGAGGAATTGGGACCTTCTGACCGGGCCTATTTCCAGAACAACACCAAGCAGGAAACGGCGGTTTACTACATCGCAAATGGTGGCAAGCCCCGCAAGAGCGAGGTCATCCCGGTGCAGGATGAATTCGCGGTGCCGATGCGCTTCCTGACAACGGAGCGCGTGGGCTACCAGATCGAAGACATCAACAACGGCATCATCCGCGACGCCGCACTGGCCACGCTCGATGTGGCCTATGACCGCCGCCGCAAGATCGATTCGCTGGCGTTCGCGAACTTGACGCAGGTTTACGGCGACTTCGTCACGACGGGCAAGAAGTCGCTGCGCACGTATCTGGCGCACAGCGGCATCCATCAAAGTGCTTTGCCGACATCGAACGACATCACGGTGCCCGACACCACAAACAGCACGAAGTTCCGCTTCGAAGTGTTCGATTCCATCCTTGAATACTGCGACCGCCTGGCGGGCGCGTTCAAGGACGGTGATCTCCGCCCGACCGGCAATATCCGAGTGCCGTCCACGGATACGACGCATCTGCTCAAGCAGGTGTCCTACACGGGCAATGCGAACAACCGCCTGCCGGAATCGGTCCGTCAGAATTATTTGCAGGTGTCCCACGGTAACGTGGACTGGACGCTCATCCCGGACAACACGATCCCGAGCGGCAAGTGCTACCCGGAATTGAACAAGAAGGTGGGCAAGATCTATTCCAAGCCCGCCTTGGAGCATGAGTTCATGAAGACGGATCTGGAGAACAACTGGGAAGAGCGCTGGGAGCGGTTCCCGCATGGCAGCTACATCCCGGAAGTCAACCGTCTGCACGCTTTGCGAGTCACCTACAAGAGCTAAGGAGTCGTCAGTCAACTGCGGGTGTGACGGGGCTGCCGTGGTGCAACGGCAGCCCCTGATACCGGCAAACCAAATAAACTGCCATGAGTAAATATGCTTTAACAGCGGTCGCGGCCAAGCGCCGTGGCATCGCCGCCAAGGCCACGCTGGCCTTGGAATTCCGGGTCAAGGTTTCGTCCCTGCCGGTGCAGAAGGTTGCCGAGATCCACTTCCCGGTGACGAACAGCGGCGTGATGGAGACAGAAGCCGCGGGTGTGGCGACGCTGGCGGAAACGCCTGCCGACCTTCAGTGCTTCGTGCGTGGCCAGCTTGAATCGCTGGTGAACACGGTGGTAGTGCTGAATGTGGTGGATGCCGACAACGGCAATACCACGGCCACGGCGACCTTTGCGCCGCCGTCTTGGGTGAACGACCAGAGCAAAGATTTCCCCGAAGGTTATGCGGTGGATTTCGTCACCAACAACGGCAAGAAGGTGAAGTCCATCACGGGCTTCGCTTCCGTGACGGGCGGTGACACGGGCAGCAAGCTTGCCATCGCAATGCTGCCGGACTTGGAGAGCTTCCGGGTGGTGGGTTCCTGCACGGAACGTGATTTCACTACGAAGGCCCGCAGCTCAGAGCATATCCCTGGTGAGGAGGATGGTTCCAAGCATGTGAAGCGCGGTCGCTCCGAGCCAGGTGAACTGACGGTGAGCCAGAAGTATGTCAGCTACGCCGATGGATTGGGTCGCATCGCTGGTCGTTCGGTGACGGCGATGCTCGAGGTGGAGAAGGAAGGCAAGGTCACCACGGAGCGTCTGGTCTTCGGCAACTGGGTGCCGACCACGAAGCCGAGCGCGGGCGATGGTAACGACCATGCCACGAAGCAGGCGGCGGGCAAGTATGAACTGTTTTTGGCATTCTTCGCGTCATAACGAAGTGGGCTGCGGCTAGAGCCGCTGAGGATGGGAACGGCGGCAAGCGGAAGTTTGCCGCCGTTTTTTTCGTTTAGCCAAAGATGAACACAGATTAGGGAAGGTTGAAATATGATCAGCAGCAGCGACATCAAAACATTTCTTTCGGTATTAACGGGGAGTGCGGGCAATTCCACGGCGCAAGCGAATCCCAACAATTCACGGGGCAAGTATATCTCCACGTCGGAGTGGGCGGGTGCGGTCCTGCATGATCTGTTTCCGGTGGTGACGGGGCGGCAGAATGCGGCGGAGGTGGTGAAGTATCGCTGCATCTTTGTGAAGAACACGCACGCGACTTTGACACTGACGGATCTGCGGGTGCATCTGAAAGACGCAGTGCCGAACGGGGTGGACTTTGCCATCGGGCTGGATCCAGCGGGGGTGGTGGCGCATGGCGCGAGCAGTGCGCAGGCGGCGCAGATCGCGACGGAGAACGATGCTCCGGCAGGGGTGACCTTCAGCGTGCCAGCGGATGACACCAACGGACTGGCGATCGGGGATCTCGCGCCGAACTATTGTCGCGCGATCTGGGTGCGGTTGACGGCGACGGATTCGGCGCCGGTGAATGCGGATGGGGTGACGCTGGGATTTCTTGGGGATACGGCGGAATGATAAGGGTTGGGAAACATCGTCCAGATAAGGGAAAAGTTAGGGACCGGGTGGAACCGGTCCTTACCAGCGCATGATAAGATATGGATGCGTTTAAGAATTTTGCTTGGGGTGAAGTTGCATCTAGTTACGGTGCATCTGATACCAGTATTGATCTGGTGCCGGGGTGGGACTTGCCTGCGGTGCCGTTCAACGCGGTGTGGTATAACCGGACTGATTTTCCGGGAGTGAGGACTGATCCGTATAAGGAAATTGTGCGGGTGACGGCCATTGTTGGAAACACGCTTACGATCACGCGAGCGCAAGAGGGGACATTGGCGAGTGCAAAAAACTTGTCGGGCAAGACATATGAACTCATCGCGCCTTTGACGGCGAAATCGTTGAACGAGGATATCAAGGTGGTGCAGACGGTGGATGGAAGTACGACTTCGAGTTTCTCGATCGCGGGATCCACGACCGCAAACAGAATCGTAACCGATGGGTCTCAGCCTCAGTCGAATGAAGGAGTTCAAATTGCAGCCACGCCATCTTTCCAGCCTAAAAGCCTGTCTAACTTTCTTGAGTTTACCGTCAATGGAAACTGCTCCATGACAACCATTGGAACTCCAAGTTTTTCCTTGTTCAAAGATTCTGATGCGGGGGCTTCGGATGCGCGTTCTTTAAACTCAAATCCTTCCGCCAACTACATCAGTCTAATTTCTATCTTTTGGAGAGTGCCGGTTACATCGTTAAGCGCCCAGGTGTGGAAGTTGCGGGCAGGTCCGGATAATTCCGGAACGCTGAACATCAATCCCGGTCTTTGGGGAAGTAACAAACTTCAATTCATTGTGCGGGAGGTGTTGCCGTGAAGTATGTGAGATTAACTGCGGGTGGGGTGGTGGATCTGTGGTGCAGCCAACCAGACACGCAATGTCCGATCACCGCGCCGGACCATGTGATGGATGGCTGGCGTCAGCCATTGGAAGAGGGCGGGGAGTGGCGGTCGCCGGTGAAGTCTATGGAAGATCTCTTTCAGCGGCTGGCGGAACGTCGCTGGGAGGAGGAGACGCGGGGGTGTGTCATCACGTTGGCAGATACGAGGGTGATGATGATGGATACCTCGCGGGAGAACCGGAGCAACATGATGAGCCATTACACGGCGGCGCGGGATGAACTGGTGAAAGCGGCCACGTATTGGAAGATGCTGGATGGGTGGGCGCTGATGAACCTTGATGAGTTCCGCCAAGTCATCCAGCAGACACACGCTTACGTGCAGAACTGTTTTGCGCGTGAAGGCGAATTGCAGATGGCCATCGCGGCGGCGGGGGAAGAGACGGAAGCGGTTGAAGCAATGATCGAGGCGTTCTGGCCGGAGGCGGAGGAAGAATGATCTTAGGTGCGTCCAGTCTAGGGAGTGTGGCGTTGGGTGGTGTCCTTGGGGCGAAGGTCCGCATCAGCAAGGATGTGCAAATCGTTTGTGCGGTGAGGCAGGCAGTGGAGATGGAGCGTGAGGTGGTGGCGGGAGTGCGTGCGTTGATCAGTCAGGAGCGGGAGATAGTTAGTGATGTGCGGGTGGTGGTACCGGCGGAGAAGGAAATCGTTTGTGGGGTGAGGGCAGAGGTTGGAGTGGAGCGAGAGATTGTTACCAGTGTGCGGCAGGTTGTGGCGATTGAGCGGGAGATCGTTTGTACGGTGCTGGCGTTAGTGAGTCAGGAGCGAGATTTGTTAGTTGGAGTGAGGAGTTTGGTGGGGCGTGACGTGGCGGTGCACTGCGATGTGCGCTCGGCAGTCGCGGTGGAACGTGAGGTGTTAGTGGCGGTGAGATCCACGGTGCAGCAAGAGCGGGTGGTGCTGGTGATGACGCGAGGCGCGGTGACGCTGAATCGTGAGATCGTGGTGGCGGTGAGAAAGTTGGTCGGGATCGACCGGGTGATCCTGTGCGATGTCATGGCGGGAGATCCGCCGGTAGTCATCCTGATCGGGAACCAGAAAGGGCAGAGCAGCCAGGCTGGTGCCGCCACGGTGCGCGCCGTGGTGGTGATGGGGAAGGCGAGTGGTGGAGTGAAGATTTCAGGCGGGAGAGCCAGTGCCCGGGTGTCGGGCATGACGGGAAAGGCAACGATTTAATATGGACTCAAACAGCACACTAGACTTTACCATGAAGGTTGGCGACCGCCTGCCGGCAGTCGAAGCCGAGCTCGCCATCAATGAGAGCGGGGTGAACGGCGGCATGGTGCAGGAAGTGAAATTCGTCTGGCGGCGTCAGGGTCATGAAACCCTGATGGAAGGGACGGCGGACAAGCTGCAGGAGAATCCGCTGAAGGTGCGTTATGAATGGAAGGTGAACGAGCCGGGCGGTGTGGGAGAATATCAGGGCGAGTGGAAAGTGAAGTTCAATGATGATCGCGTGATGACGTTCCGCAACGGGCCAGAGGGCGACCAATTCATCCGTTTCGCCGTCTTGAGAGGAGTGGCGGTGGAAGCGAATGTGACGCCGATCGACAGTCTCTATGACATGATCCGTCACCTCGCAGGCGACCTGTTCCCGCCGTTCATGTATAAGGACATCGCCTTGCGAACGGCGGTGCAAACGATGATCAGCATCAACAAACTGAAAGGTTATTCCCTGACTGCTGACCGCACGGCCATCACGCCGAAGATAGAGAATGGCGATCATCTGGGCCGGTTGCTTTACCACACGGTGAAGAGTTTTGTGGATCCCGAGTTTGATGCCTACTCCTACCGGATGCGCTCGATGTCGGAAAGTTTCGGCGGTCGGCGCACGTTCATCCGGGAACTGAAGGAGATCCTGCACAAGATGGAAAACGGCTCCATGTTCGGCGGGAGCAAACAGAACCTCGGCACCTGGCTGGTGACGGTGTGCGGCATGGATGTATATAGCGCAGGGTTGGTGGAGATGCCGAAGCTGAGCATCCCGGCCACGACGACAGTATTCTCCAGTTGCTGCCACTGCTGCATGAGAGACGGGTTGTGGAACTAAAGCTATGAGTAACAGCGTTGTATTCACCTTGCTGGAAGCGAAAGTCGCGCTCTACCGGTTGGATGCGGAAGGCCAGCCGTTACTGGCCTATCCGGTCTGGAGGCTTTCCTCTGCGGAACGATTGCAGATGGTGCAAACGCCGATCGAGGTCGAGACGTGGCCGACCGGCCGGGAGAATCCGCATGTGCGTCTGACGGGGATGCGGCATGACATCGATATCGGGCGAGTGTGGGAACTGAACCGGAGCCAGCCATTGGATCTGCCGCTGGATCTGGACGGCCGCTACGTGCTGGTGATCGGTTGGACGGAGGAGGGCAAGCGACCGGTGTGGCACTCGAAGACGTACTATGGGGTGACGGAGAAGCGCCGGGAGATAGACCAACGAGCAGAGCGGGGTGCATTGAAGCCGGACAACGGTTTTCATTTCCGGGCAGAATCCATGGTGCCGAACGGTGGGGCAGGCATCTTCAATTTTCCCGAGCCGACGCTGCCGCCATTGTATGTGCAGTGGGTCAATGGGTCAGAGAGCCTGCGGCTGTTCGAGTACAATCCGACGACGAAGACATTCAGCGAAAGCCAGACCGGACTGGCGACGGGCCGGGCGAGCATCGGCAATGCGCCGTTCAACGTACAGATCCAAAGCACGCAAGCGTGGTGGGTGGCAGACGGGGTGCTGACCTGTCACGATCTGGTGGAGGATGCGGGTATCGCGCCCAGCGAGAAGCCACGGCTGGAGTTCTGGCGTGGAACGCGAAGACTGGCGACCGTGGGCAAGGCGGGCTTGGTGCGGGTATTCGAGCTGACGGAGGCGACGCCTTCAGCCAGCGCGAGCAAGTTCCAATTCCTTGCGGCAGGCTCGACGCTGGCGGCGACGCTGGGCGAGGAAGGCTTGACGGCGAATTCCATCGCAGAAATCTGACACGCCGCCGTTTTAGCAGACGGTTTCCTCTTGTTGATTCCATAAAAAATAGTAGCCTATATAAAAGTGAAATTGATTTTCACCATCATGCTGTTGCTGGCTGGCTGCCTAAATGGGGCAGTTCCGTCTGTGGGTCTGGCCTCGTGGTATGGTGAGGATCATCGCGGCAAGCTGATGGCGAACGGTCGTCCGTTCAACCCGGATGCGATGACCTGTGCGAGCTGGCATTATCCTTTGGGAACGCGACTGAAAGTGAGGTCGGGAACGCGACAGGTCATCGTGACGGTGACCGATCGCGGGCCGAACAGGCGTTTCAAGAAACGCATCATCGATCTGAGCCGGGCGTCCTTTGCCCGACTGGCTCCGTTGAGCCGAGGCTTGACCCAAGTGAACGTGGAGAGACTGCCATGATACCCAGCCGGATCGGATTCATCCAAGCGCGTCAGCCTATGCACGTCGAGCAGAAGGGTGTGGAGATCGTGGTGACGTGGACGGATAACACGGGGTTGAGTTACAATCCGGGAACGGGCGGATACACGGGTGAAGGGGCGCCTAAGCGGGCGAATGTGAAAGGGTTGGTCCATTTTGTGACGGCACGTTCGGTCTTGCGGCAGTTTGAAGAGATCCAAGGCGGAGACATCATCTTGGATACTTGGGGCAAGCTGGCGTGTGAGGGGCATCAAGAGATCAAGCTGACGATCGACGGCGAGATCTGGGTGATGAAGGAGCTTTCGAACAAAGCGGCGGCGATGTGGGATACGTTGCGGGGTGATGGGAAAGGGTATCGCACCTATTTGCTCAGGCGCGAGACATGATCAAGAGCAACGTCAAAGCGGTGATCCGCCGGCTGGAGAATTTTCAGAGCGGGTTTCCGGCGGCGGTGGAGCGGACGATCAATCCGAAGGCGTGGCAGCAGGCGCTGGGACGGCATGCGAGGATGGCGATGGAAGCCGTGGCTTTGCCGCATGAGATGCGATTTTTGCCGGGGATAGAAAGCACGCTGGTGGGCAAGTCGGTGGCGAAGGGTGTGGTCTGGCAGTTATCGAATCCAGATCCCGCGGGCGGGACAGTGCCGGATCTGGAAGAGGCACGGTCATTGGTGAAGGGCGGGCATTTCCGCAAGGGCAACCGGGCGCAGGCGGCGGAGATGCAACGGAGAAGCCAGCAGGTGGAACGGGTGCGGCTGGCGGTGCGGGAGTTTGTGGCAGCGCCGGAGAGTGAAGGCGGCAAACGGCGCAAGGCGATCGACGCGGGGTTGACGGATGAAGAACTGGCCGACCGGCTGGAATGGATCATGGGCATCCATCCGGGGCAGAAGGCAAAGCATCGGACGGACAAGATGGAATCGGCAGGTGACAGCCTGCAAGCGGCGGTGGAGCGGTGGATGATGGAGCAGTATGGCGGGGAAGGGTTGACGCCGGACCGGGCGAAGGTGCTGTTTCAGGCGGTGGCACTGGTATGGCGGCAGTTCTATCTGGATGCGTTACCGGTGAGATTGCGGCAGGAACTGCGGAAGTTGTGGAAAGATGCGGGCGAAACACTTTTATAAGCGGACATGTCATTAAACGCGAACAGCATCAGTGCGGAGCAGGTGGAAAGCTCGAGCAAAACCATTCTGGCGGAATGGTTGAGCCGTTGGTTCACCGGGCAGAGCCAGGTGTTGAGTGGCAAGGAAATCCAGTTTCCGCTGGCGGAAGTGGAGTTCGACCAAGGGCCTTCGCAATCGCCCCCGAGCAGCAAGACATTGATCCGGGTGCGGGCAGTGAGTCTGTGGGATGAGTCCATGGACAGCGAGCAGGGGCGGGTGAAGCATGATCATGTGCGGATGATCTTCGTGGCGAAAGCATCGGGTGAAAAAGCGCGGGAGCGTTCGCAGAAGGTCGGGGAATTGCTGCACTGGTTGTTGAACAACCCCTCGGCCACGGTGGATCTGGCGGAGAAGGGCATCTTCGATATCGACCCGATGAAGGCAGAGCCGCTGGCCAGCACGGATCATTACCAATACATGGTGCAGGCGAAGATGTGTTTGCAGTATGAGGTGGTGTTCCGCACCTAGAATTTCAGGGGAGAAGCGAGCGGGATTTTATGAAGAAGAAAGCGCCGAATACAAAAGAGCCAGAGTTAAAAGTGATCAGCATCGCGAGCATCGATGATCTGGACAAAATGTTGCGCGAGCCGATCCATGTGAAGTTTCCTTTGGGCGGCGGGCTGGTGGACATCGAATGCTTCCGGTTGAGGCCGGTGGAAGCGCAGCAGATCGAGCGCATCTTGAACGGAGCGTTGCCGCCGTTGGTGGATGATGGCGATGGGAAGAGCCACTACGACATCACCGATCCTGAATACCTGGACAGGAAGGCAAAGGCGCAGAACGAAGCGCGGGCGCTGACGGTCTATCTCGCGTGCCCATTATATCAGGCAAAGTTTCCGGGGTTGAAATCGCCGCAGGAAATCGCGGAGAAGGTGAACAGCCTGCTGACGGAAGAAGTGCTGCGGCTTATCGCCAACACGGTATCCTCGGAGAATGGACTGGTGCCGAGGATGGCGAATTTTTTTTAGACGGCCGCCTGCCGAAAATACTCAAGGACTGGCAGCCTGCTAAAGAAGAGTGGTCGGACGGATTGCCTGCGCCGGACTGGGAATACTCCGAGATGGAGACGGCGAAGGCATTCGGCATTTCGTGGACGGAATGGAAAACACTGCCGGTGCATGACCGGGCGAGGATGCTGGCCCATGAGATCGAAGCATCCAAGCGAGAATGGTATCGTTACGAGAAGCAGAAGGAGAAGCAGGACGGGCAGAAGGACGGGGACAATGACAGTTACCGCTCCATGCGTGAGAGGTTCGGCTGGTAGTGTGTGGTGATGGTGGGAGGGGATTCTGAGGATATGTGGGTGCGCAGTTACTGGAAAAGCTGACATTTGAGGTCGAGTTACCGAGGACCACGGGAGGGTTCAAAGGTTTACTGGAAGAATTGCGGGCGATCGACACGGCCCTTGCAAGTCTCCAGATGCGTTTTAGCGGACTGTCCCAGCCGGGATTCTTCCGCAAGAGCGCCCGTCAGATCGAAAAGGAACTGAAGGCATTCCAGCAGACGATCTCGAAATCTTCTCCGCAGGACATCGGCAAGTATCTGGGCTTCGATGATCAGACCCTTAAGAATTTCTTTGGCAAGGCGGAGGTGGCGCGGGCGGGTTACTTCAAGAATTCACGGGCGGCGGCGGGTGAGTTCGCCAAGCTGAGCAAGGAAGCGAGCAAGAATGCGGATGTCACGGCCCAAGCCTTCGCCAGTTTTTTGAACGGTGGCACTGGGCGGGTGGCGGGCCAGATACCGGTCGCGGCAGTCGCTGAAATCAAGACGGCGCAGGTGAACGGAATCGTGCCGTTGATCGTGCCTGCCAGCCAGGTCAAAGCGGTGCTGGAAGGGGCGGTGACATTGACCATTCCCGCCAGTGCGGTGCAGGGCGTGGCGAAGGGTGGCACCGCAGGAGCGGCTGCTTCAGGTGCAGGTGTGACGGCGACCGGCGGAAAGGTTCCGAAAGCGGGCAAGAGCAACAGCCCGTCTGCTGCGGAGATCGAACGCTTCACCACGA of Verrucomicrobiia bacterium contains these proteins:
- a CDS encoding DUF4376 domain-containing protein; this encodes MKYVRLTAGGVVDLWCSQPDTQCPITAPDHVMDGWRQPLEEGGEWRSPVKSMEDLFQRLAERRWEEETRGCVITLADTRVMMMDTSRENRSNMMSHYTAARDELVKAATYWKMLDGWALMNLDEFRQVIQQTHAYVQNCFAREGELQMAIAAAGEETEAVEAMIEAFWPEAEEE
- a CDS encoding septal ring lytic transglycosylase RlpA family protein; amino-acid sequence: MKLIFTIMLLLAGCLNGAVPSVGLASWYGEDHRGKLMANGRPFNPDAMTCASWHYPLGTRLKVRSGTRQVIVTVTDRGPNRRFKKRIIDLSRASFARLAPLSRGLTQVNVERLP